DNA from Streptomyces sp. NBC_01476:
TGTACGGAAACTCCGGGCGCTGACCGTGAGTCACCTCACAGGCCCAATTCGCCCCGCCCATACGTTCGTTCGACGCTCGGTGAGCAAAACGGCCACATTCTCACCGACCGCGACAAGTGGTGGAATGAGATACACCACAAACCGTGACTCCTGCCACAGACCATCCGTTGTCACTCAGTGACCGCTGCACCGCACTTCAAGGAGACTCCCGTGGCGCCCCTGCTCGACGTGAGTGACGAGGTACGAGCCGAGATCGGCGAGGAGGAGACCGCGCGTCTCCTCACCGGCGAGAACGCGCCGGGCACTTATGACTGCACCTCCTGCCGCACCCCCGGGGACACCGGTCAGGAGCCCACCAGCACCGTGCTCTTCGTGGGCGACGAGACGGCCGTACTGGCCTTCGCCCATGCCGCCTGCATCCCGTCCCAGGTGGTGCCGGTCGCCGAGGCACAGCTGCAGGGCGCGGTGCGCAGCGCCGGGGCGGTGGCGGGCACCCCGGCCGACGCGGGCCCGCACAGCCACCACACCGCCCCTCAGGCACCCCCGGAGGCCGGGCCCCGGCAGGCCGTGCTGGGCATCACCTGCGGGCTGATCATCGTCGAGGACCAGCTCCGGCCGGCGCTCGTGGTCGAGCCGACCGGCCCGGTGTCCCGGGTGGGCTCCGAAAGCGGCGGCGACGACTTCCTGCCGCTGCTGATCGAGCAGGGCTTCGTACCGCAGCTCGATCTGGACGTGCGTCCTTCGCCGCTGAACGGGTGGTCGGTGCTGCTGGCGATGGGCAAGCTCCACGCCGTGCTGCAGCCCGGCGTGAACGGCGCCCCGGGCACCGCGTGGTGGCAGGCGCACCAGCCGCTCCAGGTGAGCGACGGCTGGCGGGCCGCGGTCAGCCGCAGCAACGAGGTGTACGTCTACGCCGGGCCGTCCGGCTCCATCGGCCGCCAGCCCCGCGAGGACCTGATGCGGGACGCGCTGGCGCGCGCCTGTTCCCGCGGCCGGCTGGTGGCCGCGACCATGCCGCTCGCGGGCACCTGAGCGGCATCCGGCGGCTGAGCCGCTGAGCCGCTGAGCCGCTGAGCCGCTGAGCCGCTGAGCGGGAACGACCCAGGGGGCGTGCACGGGAGTACCGTGCACGCCCCCTCGTCGTGCCGCGCATCCTTGAACCGGTCAAAGATGCGCAATTCAACCGGGCGGCCCGCATCCCGCGGGATCTCCCCTCGTTGGCAGATACGTGCACACCTTTGACGCCTCCGCCCGAGCCCCCTACCAGCGCTACATCCCGTCCATGCGCACCGCGCAGGACTCCGCAGGAGGCAGTGGCACCCCGATCTACGACGCGTTGTACTCCGAGTACCGCCGCCTCTTCCGTACCCTGCCGGGCGACCGCAGCGACGAGGAACAGCTGGACTTCAGCGGCATCGCCGCCTGGTACAGCGAGTATCAGCCGGGCGGGCGGCACCGCGGCAACGGCCCGGCGGCACTGCCGCCGGGCCGGGGTGACAACCGGCTCCGCTGAGCCGCCGGGGCCGTCCGCCGGCCGGGGAAGCAGGCGCCCGTCAAGGGCGCCGCTACTTCTTGCGGCCGCGCTTCTCCCGCACGCGCACCGACACCTGGATCGGGGTGCCCTCGAAGCCGAACTCCTCGCGCAGCCGGCGCTCCACGAAGCGCCGGTAGCCCGCCTCCAGGAAGCCGGAGGCGAAGAGCACGAACCGCGGCGGCCTGGTGCCCGCCTGCGTCCCGAAGAGGATCCGGGGCTGCTTGCCGCCGCGGATCGGGTGCGGGTGGCCGGCCACCAGCTCGCCGAGGAAGGCGTTGAGCCGCCCGGTGGGCACCCGGGTCTCCCAGCCGGCCAGCGCGGTCTCGATGGCCGGCACCAGCTTCTCCATGTGCCGGCCGGTACGCGCCGAGACATTGACCCGCGGCGCCCACTGCACCTGGACCAGGTCGCGCTCGATCTCCCGCTCCAGGTAGTAGCGGCGCTCCTCGTCCAGCAGGTCCCACTTGTTGTAGGCGATGACCACCGCCCGGCCCGCTTCGACGGCCATGGTGATGATCCGGGTGTCCTGCTCGGCCAGCGACTCGCTGCCGTCGATCAGGATGACCGCGACCTCGGCCTTCTCCAGCGCCGCAGCCGTCCGCAGGGAGGCGTAGTAGTCGGCGCCCTCGGCCAGGTGCACCCGGCGGCGGATGCCCGCGGTGTCGATGAACTTCCAGGTGACGCCGCCGAGTTCGATCAGTTCGTCGACCGGGTCACGGGTGGTGCCCGCAACCTCGTTGACGACCACCCGGTCGCTGCCCGCCACTCGGTTCAGCAGCGAGGACTTGCCGACGTTGGGGCGCCCGATCAGGGCCACCCGGCGCGGGCCGCCGACGGTGTCGCCGAACGACATCGCGGGCGCCTCGGGCAGGGCCTCCAAGATGGCGTCGAGCAGGTCGCCGGTGCCGCGGCCGTGCAGCGAGGAGACCGGGAAGGGCTCGCCGAGGCCGAGATTCCACAGCGCCGCCGCGTCCGCCTCGCCGGAGGGGCCGTCCACCTTGTTGGCGGCGAGGACGACCGGCTTGCCGGCCCGGCGTAGCAGCTTCACCACGGCCTCGTCGGTGTCGGTGGCGCCGACCGTGGAGTCCACCACGAAGACCACCGCGTCGGCGGCCTCGATGGCGAACTCGGCCTGCGCGGCGACCGAGGCGTCGATGCCGAGGACGTCCTGCTCCCAGCCGCCGGTGTCCACGATCTTGAAGCGGCGGCCGTTCCAGTTCGCCTCGTACGTGACCCGGTCGCGGGTGACGCCCGGCCGGTCCTCGACGACGGCCTCGCGGCGGCCGATGATCCGGTTCACCAGCGTCGACTTGCCGACATTGGGCCGGCCGACGACGGCCAGCACCGGCAGCGGGCCGTGGCCCGCCTCGGCGAGGTCACCGGCCACCTCGTCCAGATCGAGGCCCTCTTCGGCGGCGAGCTCCATGAACTCGGCGTATTCGGCGTCGCCGAGGGCGCCGATGTCGCCGTGCTCGTCCTGCTGGTCCATGAGGTCTCTCCGTCGGTCGGCGGTGGTGGCTGCCGTAACCAGTGTGGCGGCAACCGGAGCGGTTCCGCGGTCTGCGGCGCCCGGTGTGGGTTCAGGGGGCCCGGCCGGTATCGGCGGGCCGGGGGTTCAGCGGCCGGTGGTCCGCCTGGCGTCGGCCAGGTGCGCGGTCAGCCGCTCCTGGATGCGCGCGGTGGCGGCGTCCAGCGCGCTGCGGGTGCGGCGCCCGCTGCCGTCGCCCGCTTCGAAGGGTTCACCGAAGACGACGTCGATCCGGGCGCCCAGCGGTGGCAGCGCGCCGACCACCTTGCCCTTGCGGGCGCTGCCGAGCACCGCGACCGGCACCACGGGCGCGCCGGACCTGACCGCGAAGTACGCCAGGCCCGCCCGCAGCTGGGCGAAGTCGCCGACGCCGCGGGTGCCCTCGGGGAATATGCCGAGCACGCCGCCGCGCTCCAGGACGCCCAGCGCGTTGGCGATGGCGGTGCGGTCGACGCTGTCCCGGTCGATCTCGATCTGGCCGATGGAGCGCAGGAAGGGGTCGAGCGGGCCGACGAACGCCTGCTTCTTCACCAGGAAGTGGATCGGGCGGGGGGTGGTGCCGATCAGCATCGGGCCGTCGACGTTGTGGCTGTGGTTGCCGGCCAGGATCACCGGGCCGTGGGCGGGCACCCGCCAGGCGCCGAGCACCCGGGGCCGCCACAGGCCGTTCATCAGGCCGATCCCGATGCCGCGGGCGACAGCGGCGCCGCGCGGGCCCGGCGGCGCGGTGGCGTGCTGGGTGGTCACCGGGTCGCCCGCTTCTCCTCGACCAGCGTCACGACCTGCTCTATGACCTGCTCCAGGGTGAGCGCGGTGGTGTCGACCTCGATCGCGTCGTCGGCCTTGGCCAGCGGGGAGGTCTTGCGGCCGGAGTCGGCGGCGTCCCGGCGGATCAGCGCGGCCTGGGTGGCGGCGACGCTCTGGGCACCGTTCAGCTCGCCGCTGCGGCGGGCCGCGCGCGCCTCGGCGGACGCGGTGAGGAAGATCTTCACGGTGGCGCCGGGGAGCACGGTGGTGCCGATGTCGCGGCCCTCCACGACGATGCCGGCGGGGGCGGCGGCAGCGGCGCTGCGCTGATAGGCGACCATGCGGGCGCGCACCTCGGGCACCGCGCTGACCGCGCTGACCGCGGCGGTGACTTCCTGGGTGCGGATCGGGGCGGCCACGTCCACGCCGTCGACGCTGATCGCGGGGTCGCCGGGGTCGGTGCCGGAGACGATCACCGGCTTGTCCACGGCGTCGGCGACCGCGATGGGGTCGTGCACGTCCACGCCATTGCTGAGCATCCACCAGGTGATCGCCCGGTACTGGGCGCCGGTGTCCAGGTAGCTCAGCCCGAGCTTGGCGGCGACCGCCCTGGAGGTGCTGGACTTGCCCGTGCCGGAGGGGCCGTCGATGGCGACGATCACCGGGTTCACCGGACTTACCGGATTTTCCACAGGGGTGGACCTTCCTCGTGCACGTAACGTCGGGGGCGCGGGACTGCCCGGATCGGACGGGCACCCATCCCCCCAAGGTTACCGGCCATGCGGGGGACGGCGTGCCACGGGTTTCCCCCGCCCCTTGCGCGGCCCCGCGCACCGCCCGGCGCCGGGGCGCTCCCCGGGCTCCGGACCGGCCGGCCTCACGGCTGCCGCAGCGCCCACCCGCGCTCGCGCAGCGCCGCCGTCAGCTTCGGGGCGCTGCGCGGTTCGACCATGAGCTGGACGAGGCCCGCCTGCCGGCCGGTGGAGTGCTCGATACGGACGTCCTCGATGTTCACACCGGCCGCGCCCGCGTCGGCGAAGAGGCGGGCGAGTTCGCCGGGCTGGTCGCCGATGAGGACGGCGACGAGCTCGTACGGCTTGGGAGCGCTGCCGTGCTTGCCGGGCACCTTGGCACGGCCGGCCTTGCCGCGGCGGAGGACGTCCTCGATGCCGGCCGCGCCGCCGCTGCGCTTGTCGCCGTCGCCGCTCTCCAGGGCGCGCAGCGCGCTGACGGTCTCGGCGAGGTCGGTGGCGAGGTCGGCGAGGATGTCGGCGACCGGGCCCGGGTTGGCGGCCAGGATGTCCATCCACATGCCCGGCTCCGAGCCGGCGATCCGGGTCACATCCAGGATGCCCTGACCGCAGAGCCGTACGGCGGCCTCCTCGGCGTGCTCCAGCCGGGCCGCGACCAGGCTGGAGACGAGCTGCGGGGTGTGCGAGACCAGGGCCACCGCGCGGTCGTGCGCGTCGGCGTCCATCACCACCGGGACGGCCCGGCACAGGGCGACCAGTTCCAGCGCGAGGTTGAGCACCTCGGTGTCGGTGGCCGCGGTGGGGGTGAGCACCCAGGGACGCCCCTCGAAGAGGTCGGCGGTGGCCGCCAGCGGCCCGGAGCGCTCCCGGCCGGCCATCGGGTGCGTGCCGATGTAACGGCCGAGGTCGCAGCCGAGCGCCTCCAGCTCGCGGCGCGGGCCGCCCTTGACGCTGGCGACGTCGAGGTAGCCGCGGCCGAGCCCGCCGGAGATGGCGTCGGCGAGGGCGGCGGCGACGTGGGCCGGCGGCACCGCGACGATCACCAGGTCGACCGGGGCCCCGGGGCTGCCGGACGTGCCGGCGCCGAGCGCTTCGGCGGTACGGACCGCGGACTCGTCGTGGTCGGTGAGGTACACGTCGACGCCGCGGGCGGTGAGCGCGAGGGCGGCGGAGGTGCCCATCAGCCCGGTTCCGATGACGAGCGCGGTCCTCACTGTGGCGATCCTCACTGCACGGGGGCACACCGGAGCGGCGGCCCGGTGTCTGGCGGCGGTGTCCTGCGACGGACGTCCTGGCACACGCGCCCCGCGACAGCGGTCCCGCGGCGGTGTCCTGTGACAAAGGTAATGATGCGCGCCCGCGGGACCGGCCCGCGCCCGCAGGGCGAGACGCGGGTGTCCGCGGGCCCCGCCTGTCCCTCCGCTCCCCGCAGGAAGCAGCGGTTTCCCCGCGCCGTTCGTACGGCATGGCGATAATCGCCCTCATGCGCGACTCCCTGGGCCACGCCCTCGTCAGGGACCACACGGTCTACGCCTGTGTCATGGGCTCGCGCGCCTTCGGGCTCGCCACGGACGGCAGCGACACCGACCGGCGCGGGATCTTCGTGGCGCCGACCCCGCTGTTCTGGCGCTTCGAGAAGCCGCCGACCCATGTCACCGGGCCGCTGGACGAGCAGTTCTCCTGGGAGCTGGAGCGGTTCTGCGTGCTCGCGCTGCGGGCCAACCCCAATCTGCTGGAGTGCCTGCACTCACCGCTGGTGGAGTACGCCGACGCGACCGGCCGCGAACTGCTCGACCTGCGGGGGGCGTTCTTGTCCCGGCGGGCCGAGAGCAGCTTCCGCGGCTACGCGGCCCAGCAGCTGGGCAAGCTGGAGGCCGATCTGCGTACCCGCGGCGAGCTGCGCTGGAAGCACGCGATGCATCTGCTGCGGCTGCTGATCAGCTGCCGTGACCTGCTGCGGACCGGCCGGCTCACGGTGGACGTGGGCGAGCACCGTGAGCGGCTGCTGGCGGTGAAGCGGGGCGAGGTGGGCTGGGAGGAGTTCCAGGCGCGGATCCGTACGCTGCACGAGGAGACGGACGCCGCCGCGGCCCGGACGCCGCTGCCGCAGGAGCCGGACCGGGCCCGGGTGGAGGACTTCCTGCTCCGGGTCCGGCGCGCCTCCGCCTCAGCCCCGGTCGGTGTCCTGGTCCCAGAGTCCGCCCAGCGCCCGTAGCTCCTCGCCGTACTCGATCCGCTCCGCCCAGCGGGCCGGCCAGGCGTCCGCGCCCAGGTACGCGCCGGCGAAGGCCCCGGTCAGGCAGGCGATCGAGTCCGAGTCGCCGGAGCTGTAGGCGGCCCGCCGCAGCGCGGTCACCGGCTCCTCGGGGAAGAGCAGGAAGCAGAGCAGCCCGGTGGCGAACGCCTCCTCCGCCACCCACCCGGCCCCGGTGACCAGGCAGGGGTCGGCCTCCTCGTCCCGCTCCCGCAGTGCCTGCTCCAGGCGGACGAGCACCTGCGCGCACTCGTCCCAGCCGCGCTCGGCGAAGTGGGCGGGTGTGGGGTCCTGGGCGTACGTCCACAGGTCGCCGAGCCAGTACTCGTGGTAGTACGACCGGTTCGCGGCCACGTACTCCCGCAGCAGCGCGAGCAGTTCGCCGGGGCGGGCGCCTTCGGCGAGGAGCCGTACCGTGTACGCCGTCAGGTCGGACGCGGTGAGCCCGGTCGGGTGGCCATGGGTGAGGGCGGCCTGGAACTGGGCGATGCCGGAGCGGGTGCGCTCATCCGTCCCGGGGACGAGCGCGGCGGGCGCGACCCGCATATTGGCCCCGCAGCCCTTGGAGCCGGTCTGGCTGGCCTCCTGCCAGATCCGCCCCGGCCGGCTGAGCAGTTGGCACGCGACCATGCAGGTCCGGCCGGGGGCCCGGTTGTTCTCCGGGGAGCGCCACCACTCGACGTACTCCTCGCGCAGCGGCCCGAGCAGCCCCAGCGGTGTCAGCCGGCCGCGTTCCGAGGCGGTGCGCAGGGCCCGCGCGAAGGCGAGCGTCATCTGGGTGTCGTCGGTGACGATGGCGGGCCGCGGCAGCTCCATCCCCCGCCAGGGCCCGAACGTCGCCCCGATCATCGCCACCGTGTTGAACTCGGTCGGAAACCCGAGCGCGTCCCCGAGCGCGAGCCCGGTCATCACCCCACTCGCCGCCCGCTTCCCACCCTTCATACCCCCGCCTCCCGAACCCGCACGACGAAGTCATGCAGCGCGTCATAGCCCCCCACCCGCCCCGGCAACCCCGAACCGGCCTGCGCCTGGCTGAGGGCGGCGTGCAGGGCTTCGACGTCGGTACGCAGCCGGTCGGCGTCGAGAGCGCCGGCCGGACCGTGTTCGGCGTCCGCCTTGCGGGCGATCAGGTCCGGAAGATAGGCCGGGGCGTCGACGAGGGTGAGCAACGTCGGCAGATGCGCCTGGAGTTCGCCGGTACGCATCAGGTGGATACCGGTGAGCAGCACCCGGAAGGTGTAGAGCAGCGGCTTGAGTTCGCCGTTCTTCTCGTACAGCCGCCACTGGGTGTTGGCGAAGCCGCGGTAGTGGTGGGCGTGCTCGGAGGTGAGCACCCCCGGGGCCAGCGCGACGAGTTCGGCGTGCGCGTCGGTGGTCTGCACGACCAGCGGGGAGAGCAACTGCTCCAGCACGTAGCCATTGCGGCGCAGCATCATCCGGACGAACTTCAGCACGTCGTGCGTGACGAGGTCGAGGTCGAGGCCGTCACGGTCCCACATCCGGCTCTGGGTCGCCTCACCCTCACGCAGGCCGATCACCTCGCGCAGCGGCAGCAGGTGGACGCCGCGGAGGTCGATGTCGGAGTCGTGGGAGGGGAAGCCGTAGAGGTGGGCGCCGGAGATGGTGGTGAAGAGGAGGGGGTCGGGGCCGGCGAGGAGTTCGGGCAGTAGGGGGGTGAGGTCGGGGACGCCCGCGGCGGAGAGGGGGTCGGCTTGGATGGTCATGCTGTCATCCAAGCCGCCCGGAGCATCCGCACGCGAGAGGTTTCCCGCGTTCCGGTTCCGGGCCGGCAGGCCGCGGAACCGGTCGGGTCAGAGGTCGACCTCCTGCATCAGCATGCCGACCTCGGTGTTGGTCAGCCGGCGCAGCCAGCCGGACTTCTGGTCGCCCAGCGGGATCGGGCCGAAACTGGTACGGACCAGCTTGTCGACCGGGAAGCCGGCCTCGGCCAGCATCCGCCGCACGATGTGCTTGCGGCCCTCGTGCAGGGTGACCTCGACCAGGTAGTTCTTGCCGGTGTTCTGCACGATCCGGAAGTGGTCGGCGCGTGCCCACCCGTCCTCCAGCTCGATGCCGCTCTTGAGCTGCTTGCCGAGATCGCGGGGCAACGGGCCCTGGATCGCGGCGAGATACGTCTTCTGCACGCCGTACCGCGGGTGGGTCAGCCGGTGCGCGAGCTCGCCGTGGTTGGTGAGCAGGATCAGACCCTCGGTCTCGGTGTCCAGCCGCCCGACGTGGAAGAGCCGGGTCTCGCGGTTGGTGACGTAGTCGCCGAGGCACTGCCGCCCGTCGGGGTCCTCCATGGTGGAGACGACACCGGCCGGCTTGTTCAGCGCGAAGAAGAGATACGTCTGGGTGGCCACGGTCAGCCCGTCGACCTTGACCTCGTCGTGGTTGGTGTCCACCCGCAGGCCCTGCTCGGTGACGACCTTGCCGTTCACCTCGACCCGGCGCTGCTCGATCAGTTCCTCGCACGCGCGGCGGGAGCCCATGCCGGCCCTGGCGAGCACCTTCTGCAGACGCTCGCCCTCCTGCTCGGCGCCGGGGAAGGTCTTGGGCAGGTTCAGCTTGGGCTTGCTGTGCCGCTCCCGGTTGCGCTCCTCGATCTGGGCGTCCAGCTCGCGGGGGCGGGCCGGAAGGGTCCGGCCGCCGCGCTTGCCGCGGTTGCCTGGCTGACCCTCCGCCTTGGTGCGGGGCATGCCGCCGGGCCGGTTCGCGCCGGACTGGCCGGTGCTGCCGACGTCGTAGCGGCGCTCCTCCGGGCGCGGCTTGCTCGGGCGCTGCGGGCCCTGGCCCTGCGGCTGGGACTGGCCCTGCCCGCGGCCCCGGTCGTCGCCGCGGCGCTGGTCGCCGGCGCCACGCCGGTCCTGACCGCCACCGGACCCACGCCGGTCCTGACCGCCACCGGCGCCACGCCGGTCCTGACCGCCACCGGACCCACGCCGATCGGAGCCGCCGGTGCCACCGCCGCCGCCACCGCGGGAGTTCCGGCCGCCGCCGCTGTTCCTGTCGCTGCTTCGCATCAAGTTTCCGTAATCGAGGTGGTCACTACGTCGTCGTCCGGGGCATCGGGATCGAAGGACGGCAGCCCCTCCTGGGACTCCGCCTCGATCGCGTCCGCCTCCGGCAGGAACGGGGCGAGCTCCGGCAGCTCATCAAGGCTGCGCAGGCCCATACGTTCCAGGAAGTAGTTGGTCGTCCTGTACAGGATCGCACCTGTCTCGGGTTCCGTCCCACCTTCGGCCACCAGCCCCCGCTGGAGCAGGGTGCGCATCACACCGTCACAGTTCACGCCGCGCACCGCGGAGACCCGGGAGCGGCTGACCGGCTGACGGTACGCGACCACCGCCAATGTCTCCAGCGCGGCCTGCGTGAGACGGGCGTGCTGGCCGTCGAGCACGAACTTCTCCACCGCCGGGGCGAAGGCGGGCCGGGTGTAGAAACGCCAGCCGCCCGCCACCAGCCGCAGGTCGAAGCCGCGGTTCTCGCGGGTGTAGTCGTCGGAGAGTTCGCGCAGCGCCTTGGTGACGCTGCGGCGGGGGCGGTCGAGCACCTTGGCGAGGTGCTCCTCGGTGGCCGGTTCGTCGATCACCATCAGGACCGCTTCGAGAGCGGGCTTCAGCTCCAGCCGGGCCAGGTCCGCGGTGAGCAGGCCGGCCGGGGCCGGGGCGGTGCCCTCGGGTGTGCCCGGGTCCAGTTCCGCGGTGGCGGGTTCCGCCGGGTCGGCCGCCTGGGTCATCGCTCTTCTCCCTCGTCCTCGTCGTCGGTACGTCCCGCACCGCCGCCTGTGCCCGTGCCCGCGGCGCCGCCGGTCTTCTTGCCGCCCTCAGGTTCCGCGGCCGGCTCCCGGTCGAACTCGTCGGTCACCAGCGCGGCGGCCTCCTCGACGGCGGCGCCGGTCCAGCGGACCTGGAGGTCGCCGAGCGCCTCCTCCTGATCGAGCGTGATCGCCTTCTCGCGGTACAGCTCCAGCAGCGCGAGGAAGCGGGCGACCACGGTGAGGGTGTCCGGGGCGTCCCGGGTCAGCTCGCCGAAGCTGGCCACGCCGAGCGCCCGCAGTATCGCGATCACATGCTCGGCCTGCTCCCGTACGGACACCAGCGGGGCGTGGATGTGGTCCACGTAGACCTGCGGCTTCGGCTTGGGCTGCATCGCCTTCACCGCGAGCTGGGCGAACCGCTCGGGGCCGATGCTCAGCACGACCTCGGGCAGCAGCTCGGCGTGCTGCGGTTCCAGGCCGACGGTGCGGGGGTGGCGCAGTGCCTCCTGCTCCAGCCGTTCGGCGAAGATCGCGGCGATCTGCTTGTACGCGCGGTACTGCAGCAGCCGGGCGAAGAGCAGGTCCCGCGCCTCCAGCAGCGCCAGGTCCGCCTCGTCCTCCACTTCGGCGGACGGCAGCAGCCGGGCCGCCTTCAGGTCGAGCAAGGTGGCGGCGACCACCAGGAACTCGGTGGTCTGGTCGAGGTCCCAGTCCGGCCCCATCGCGTGGATGTACGCCATGAACTCGTTGGTGACCTTCGACAGTGCGACTTCGGTCACATCGAGCTTGTGCTTCGAGATCAACTGCAGCAGGAGGTCGAACGGCCCCTCGAAGTTCACCAGCCGCACGGTGAACCGGCCGCTGTCGGCGGCCTCACCGGGCGGTGCCGCGGAAGCGTCCGCGACCGCAGGTCCCGGCTCGTCCTGCGCCGGCGCGGCGGCCCCCTCCGGCACACCTGGCTCGACCGGTTCGACCGGTTCGGCCGGCTCGACCTGCTCGGCCGGCTCCACGAGGGGCGCGCCGACGTCCGGAACCGGCTCCGCCGTCGCGTGCTCCGTCGTCACCGGCTCCGCCGTCACGGGGCCGGGGTCGTCGGGGAGCGGCGCGGAGCCGCGTCCGAGCGGGCGGCGGGGGTGGGTGGGTGGCATCGGGGGTCCAAGGGGCGGGGAGGTCCAGGACCGCAGGCTATCCTCCCCGGGCGCCGGGGCCCGGGCCCCACGCCTGGAGGTGAGCGGTCAGCGACCGCGCAGGCGGCGCACGAGAATGCTCGCGTCGCCGCGGGATTCGAGGTCGGCGAGGACGACGGCGACGGCCTCACGGACGATACGGCCGCGGTCGATGGCCAGCCCGTGCTCGCCGCGCAGCACCAGGCGGGCGTGCTCCAGGTCCATCAGCTCCTCGGCGGAGACGTAGACGGTGATCTTCTCGTCGTGGCGTTCGCGCCCGCTGGGGCGGCGGTTCTGCCGGGGCGCCTTGCGGCGGCCCTGGGGCGGCTGCTGCTGGGACGGGCTCTGCAGGGGCGGCGGGACCTGGGGGGTGACCGTCGCGGTCACGGTGGGCATCCCGGCCGAGGCCGGCTTCACTCCGGCGCGTTCGGCGGTCAGCGGCCTGCGAGGGCCTGGCGCCCCGTCACGGCCGCCGTGCTCCACGGCCCCGGACCGGGGGTCCGCCTCGCCCTCGCGGCTCTCCTGGGCCTCTTCCGCCCGTGACTCCGCCCGTTCGTCCTGCCGTTCGTCCTCCCCGCCCGGGGGGACCGGCCGCAGCTGTGTCTCGCCGCCGGGGTGCTGCCGTGGCTGCGGGGCCTGGAGCGCTGCTCCCCCGGTGGTCCGGAACAGTTCGTCGGCGCCCGGCAGACTCACTCGGCGTGGCACCGGGCGAGCACCTCCCTGGCGAGCTGGCGATAGGCGGCGGCACCGACGGAGTTGGAGGCGTAGGTGGTGATCGGCTCACCGGCCACGGTGGTCTCGGGGAACCGTACGGTCCGGCCGATGACGGTGTGGAAGACGTGGTCGTCGAACGCCTCGACCACCCGGGCCAGCACCTCGCGGCTGTGCACCGTGCGGGAGTCGTACATCGTGGCGAGGATGCCGTCGAGTTCGAGTTCGGGGTTGAGCCGCTCGCGGACCTTCTCGATGGTCTCGGTGAGCAGCGCCACTCCGCGCAGCGCGAAGAACTCGCACTCCAGCGGCACGATCACCGAGTGCGCCGCGGTCAGCGCGTTCACGGTGAGCAGGCCGAGCGAGGGCTGGCAGTCGATGACGATGTAGTCGTAGTCGGCCATCAGCGGCTTGAGCGCGCGGGCCAGCGCGGACTCACGCGCCACCTCGCTCACCAGCTGCACCTCGGCGGCCGACAGGTCGATGTTGCTGGGCAGCAGGTCCATGCCGGGCACCGCGGTCTTCAGCAGCACCTCGTCCGCCGCCAGCCCGCGTTCCATCAGCAGGTTGTAGACGGTGATGTCCAGTTCCATCGGGTTGACGCCGAGGCCGACCGAGAGCGCGCCCTGCGGGTCGAAGTCGACGAGCAGGACCCGGCGGCCGTACTCGGCGAGCGCGGCACCCAGGTTGATGGTCGAGGTGGTCTTGCCGACCCCGCCCTTCTGGTTGCACATCGCGACGATCTTCGCCGGGCCGTGGTCGGTCAGCGGGTTGGGGATCGGGAAGTACGGCAGCGGCCGGCCGGTGGGCCCCACCCGCTCGCGGCGCTGCCGGGCGGCGTCGGGGGCCAGCGTGGCGGCATACTCCGGATCGGGCTCGTACTCCGCGTCCGGGTCGTAGAACTGGCCGTCCTGCAGGTCGTCGTTGTTGTCGTAAGGCGCCATGGCGTAAGAGGGTTGCGTCTCTGTGCTCGACTCGGGGCGGCGGGACTCGAAGGTGTGGACCGCGACCGAACCGACGGTCATTCCTGGTTGACCACCCCCGGGAGCAAATGTCGACTCATTCACAAGTCGTCTTACCTCCTTGGTGACCAGGAAACTTCTAGACAGGTCAGCGTGACTACAGCCGACGCTTCGCGACTCT
Protein-coding regions in this window:
- a CDS encoding nucleotidyltransferase domain-containing protein, which codes for MRDSLGHALVRDHTVYACVMGSRAFGLATDGSDTDRRGIFVAPTPLFWRFEKPPTHVTGPLDEQFSWELERFCVLALRANPNLLECLHSPLVEYADATGRELLDLRGAFLSRRAESSFRGYAAQQLGKLEADLRTRGELRWKHAMHLLRLLISCRDLLRTGRLTVDVGEHRERLLAVKRGEVGWEEFQARIRTLHEETDAAAARTPLPQEPDRARVEDFLLRVRRASASAPVGVLVPESAQRP
- a CDS encoding ADP-ribosylglycohydrolase family protein; this translates as MKGGKRAASGVMTGLALGDALGFPTEFNTVAMIGATFGPWRGMELPRPAIVTDDTQMTLAFARALRTASERGRLTPLGLLGPLREEYVEWWRSPENNRAPGRTCMVACQLLSRPGRIWQEASQTGSKGCGANMRVAPAALVPGTDERTRSGIAQFQAALTHGHPTGLTASDLTAYTVRLLAEGARPGELLALLREYVAANRSYYHEYWLGDLWTYAQDPTPAHFAERGWDECAQVLVRLEQALRERDEEADPCLVTGAGWVAEEAFATGLLCFLLFPEEPVTALRRAAYSSGDSDSIACLTGAFAGAYLGADAWPARWAERIEYGEELRALGGLWDQDTDRG
- a CDS encoding prephenate dehydrogenase codes for the protein MRTALVIGTGLMGTSAALALTARGVDVYLTDHDESAVRTAEALGAGTSGSPGAPVDLVIVAVPPAHVAAALADAISGGLGRGYLDVASVKGGPRRELEALGCDLGRYIGTHPMAGRERSGPLAATADLFEGRPWVLTPTAATDTEVLNLALELVALCRAVPVVMDADAHDRAVALVSHTPQLVSSLVAARLEHAEEAAVRLCGQGILDVTRIAGSEPGMWMDILAANPGPVADILADLATDLAETVSALRALESGDGDKRSGGAAGIEDVLRRGKAGRAKVPGKHGSAPKPYELVAVLIGDQPGELARLFADAGAAGVNIEDVRIEHSTGRQAGLVQLMVEPRSAPKLTAALRERGWALRQP
- the cmk gene encoding (d)CMP kinase; translated protein: MENPVSPVNPVIVAIDGPSGTGKSSTSRAVAAKLGLSYLDTGAQYRAITWWMLSNGVDVHDPIAVADAVDKPVIVSGTDPGDPAISVDGVDVAAPIRTQEVTAAVSAVSAVPEVRARMVAYQRSAAAAAPAGIVVEGRDIGTTVLPGATVKIFLTASAEARAARRSGELNGAQSVAATQAALIRRDAADSGRKTSPLAKADDAIEVDTTALTLEQVIEQVVTLVEEKRATR
- a CDS encoding nucleotidyltransferase domain-containing protein codes for the protein MTIQADPLSAAGVPDLTPLLPELLAGPDPLLFTTISGAHLYGFPSHDSDIDLRGVHLLPLREVIGLREGEATQSRMWDRDGLDLDLVTHDVLKFVRMMLRRNGYVLEQLLSPLVVQTTDAHAELVALAPGVLTSEHAHHYRGFANTQWRLYEKNGELKPLLYTFRVLLTGIHLMRTGELQAHLPTLLTLVDAPAYLPDLIARKADAEHGPAGALDADRLRTDVEALHAALSQAQAGSGLPGRVGGYDALHDFVVRVREAGV
- the der gene encoding ribosome biogenesis GTPase Der, which gives rise to MDQQDEHGDIGALGDAEYAEFMELAAEEGLDLDEVAGDLAEAGHGPLPVLAVVGRPNVGKSTLVNRIIGRREAVVEDRPGVTRDRVTYEANWNGRRFKIVDTGGWEQDVLGIDASVAAQAEFAIEAADAVVFVVDSTVGATDTDEAVVKLLRRAGKPVVLAANKVDGPSGEADAAALWNLGLGEPFPVSSLHGRGTGDLLDAILEALPEAPAMSFGDTVGGPRRVALIGRPNVGKSSLLNRVAGSDRVVVNEVAGTTRDPVDELIELGGVTWKFIDTAGIRRRVHLAEGADYYASLRTAAALEKAEVAVILIDGSESLAEQDTRIITMAVEAGRAVVIAYNKWDLLDEERRYYLEREIERDLVQVQWAPRVNVSARTGRHMEKLVPAIETALAGWETRVPTGRLNAFLGELVAGHPHPIRGGKQPRILFGTQAGTRPPRFVLFASGFLEAGYRRFVERRLREEFGFEGTPIQVSVRVREKRGRKK
- a CDS encoding lysophospholipid acyltransferase family protein → MNGLWRPRVLGAWRVPAHGPVILAGNHSHNVDGPMLIGTTPRPIHFLVKKQAFVGPLDPFLRSIGQIEIDRDSVDRTAIANALGVLERGGVLGIFPEGTRGVGDFAQLRAGLAYFAVRSGAPVVPVAVLGSARKGKVVGALPPLGARIDVVFGEPFEAGDGSGRRTRSALDAATARIQERLTAHLADARRTTGR